A genome region from Maridesulfovibrio ferrireducens includes the following:
- a CDS encoding transposase domain-containing protein — YLDNPYLTPDNNVAENAIRPFAIGRKNWLFSGSPRGAKSSATIYSLVETAKANNLNPYEYLIYIFEKFPFIDSAHDLESLLPWKMPKGKAI; from the coding sequence TACCTCGATAATCCATATCTCACGCCCGATAATAATGTTGCTGAAAATGCAATCCGCCCATTCGCCATCGGCCGCAAGAACTGGCTGTTCTCAGGTTCACCTCGAGGAGCAAAATCCAGTGCGACAATATATAGCCTGGTTGAAACAGCAAAGGCCAACAATCTCAATCCCTACGAATATCTGATTTATATATTTGAAAAATTTCCCTTCATAGATTCTGCACATGATCTTGAATCGTTGCTTCCATGGAAAATGCCAAAAGGC